CGAGGGGTGTTCCCATCATCTCGAGCGCCACGCTCATGCTTCGAATCGTGGGCAGGAAACTCCCGCCGTCGCCGGTTCCCCGCAGTCCCACCACCAGTCCCAGCCCGTGCAAACTGTTATCTTCCTGACCTTTTACCCGACAGATTGTTTTTAACGGCACGGCGGCCAGACTCGCGGGCGCACCGCTTGCCAGTATCAGGCTGAAGCATACGAGAAAGGCAAACCGCGGCAGGTTCATCATATCCGAAGGTCCTCGCATTCACACAGCCGCTGCTACTCCCCGTGCTGATGCCAATTGGTTCACAGCGCTTCAAAACGGTTGATGCGTATCGAGCCATTTCAGGAGCCAGCCGCGACGGTATCCATCGCGGACGTGCCCGGCCTCCCGCTTGACAATCCTCAGATCGGCAATGTTTTCGCTGAGCACCGTGTTATCCGGTAGGATGGACTTCGGCCAAACCGTGCCCGTGAGATAAATTTCCCAAATATCGTTATTCACCTGGATGGTGCGTCGGCCTTCAATGACGAGGTTGCCGTTGGGACGAATATCCACGATTTCGCAGGCGACGCGAAGTTTTAAAGCCTCGCGACTTTGCAGTTCCGACTCGGCCCGATATTTGTTTTCCATAGAACCGCCGATAGTCGGATCCCCTTTACTTTGCGGATCGGGAATGAGTGACCAGCCCTTCAGAAGGATCCAGTCGGAGAGGACGAATTTGCCATTGGCGTTTTTTCGGCGGTCCATCTGGCCTTCCGCGATGACCTGTGTCTTTTCATCCACGACCACGGTGATCACATCCCGCAGCTTCAGGGTTCTCTGTTCCGGGGGCGTTTGATAGGTCCAGGAAAGGCGGTCCAGCGTGGGCGGCGGCCCCTGGGAAGTTCCCAGCAGACTGCTGGTTTGGGCGATGGCCATCGGACTGCCATTGAGCACCCATTCAAGGATGATTATAAGGGTTAATAAATGAATTCGCATAGTAAACTCAGTCGGAATAATTACAGCACGATATAAATATCGCATCGCTTGTGAGTACTCTGCTCGGATGAAACGGTTGCGTGTTTACTGGCTCGCGTTAGCTGCCTGTGTGGAAGCGGCGTAGACCTCAACAAGCTGGTGATCCACGACTTTTCCGAGAATGGTTTTTCCCCGATTGTCCAGAGTTTCCACAGGCACGAGATGGCCGAGAACGCCGTCGTCTTTTGCACGGCCCAGCGTGCGTATCATCACCCCGGGGGCACGAACGGAAATCTGCACGACCTCCCCGCGTCTGATGAGGACGGGTTCACGAAGATTGGAAAGGGCGATGGGCCTGCCCGGCGCCACACCGGTGGTGAGTTGTCGGCCGAGGACATCTTCCAAACGCGTGGCGTATCCGGGGGCGGGCTCCACGTCGTCGGAAAGTCGGACGTCGTCGCGGGTGAGAACGGTATCCCTGGCGAGCGGCCGGGCTGCCACAACCACCAACAGACGCGGTTGCAGTTGCGTTTCGATCTGAATTGTCCGCACCCCGCCCGGTGCCCTGACAACCCCGGCAAATACGCGGCGATCGGGTGCCAGGGCCCGGTCGCGCTCAATCACCACGATGGCGTCGGCTGCCGCCAGCCAGCGCGCGTCTTCCGCGGTGAGTGAGAAGGACGGCTCGCACGGCGGGAGCTGGGGATACTGTGACTTCATGTATTCCTGGATGGCCTTTTTGAGCCGGGACTCTGCGCGTGCCTGGAGGGCGGGCGAAACTGGCGTCGCTGGACCAGATGAGCTAAGTACCCTGAGTGTGGCCTGAGGGCTGGTGACAATGCGCACCTGGGGAGCACCCTGCCAAAGATGAACCGTCGTATCGATGCCCCGCAGTGCGAGAATTTCGCGGACATCCTGCTGAGACACGAATTTTACTTCCCCCAGGGGAGGAGCCGGAAACAGTTCGAGGCATGCCAGCGCGTTTCTGGTTGTTTCGTCACAGTCGGTGATCTCCGCAATCTGGCCCAGCAGCACAGGGCCGCCATGAGAGGTGTACTGAGGCTGAAACACGAACGTGGCAGCGAGAGCGGGCGCCCCCACCACGCCCAAGAACAGAACACAAAGGGGCAAACAAATCAGGTTGTGGAAACGATTATGGCGGCGCATGGAATGCATGTCCCGTTTTCATCCTTCAGTAGCGGCGGAGATTGGAGACCAACTGCATCATCTGGTCACCAACCTGAACAGCCTGGGAATTCATTTCGAAGGCCCGTTGCGTGGTGATCAGGTCGATGAGCTCACGAACCGGCTCGACGTTGGAGGCCTCCAGGGCGTTCTGACGCAGGATGCCGAGGCCTTCCTGTCCGGGAGTGCCGGCCTGCGGCGGGCCGGAGGCATCGGTCTCGGCATAGAGATTTTCCCCCAATTTAAGGAGCCCTTCGGGATTGATGAAATTGACGAGCTGGATCTCACCCACAGGTGTCAATTGCGGGTTGTTCGGTTGCTGAACAAACACCCGCCCCTCCGGCGTGATGGTGATCGCGGTGGCATCGTTGGGAATGACGATGGGCGGCTCCAGGAGCCGTCCGGTGTGGGCAGATCCCAGCACGAGGTTACCATTGGCATTGATGGAAAAGTTTCCGGCTCGGGTATAGTAAATCTGTCCCGAAGGATCGAGCACCTGGAAGAACCCCGCTCCTTCAATGGCGACGTCCAGCGGATTTGAAGTTTGCTGGAACGCTCCCTGGCGAAACTCGGTTTGCACGCCGGAAAGCCGGGATCCAAGGCCAATCGAGATTCCGATCGGGGTGTACTGGCCGGAGCTATCCTCTGTGCCGGGAAAGACTTCGTGGCGATAAAAGAGGTCTTCAAAATTGGCGCGGTCGCGTTTGAAAGCAGTGGTCTCCACGTTGGCGAGATTGTTGGCGATGACATCGAGCTTTTTCTCCATCGCCAGCATGCCCGTCGCAGCGGAATACAGGGTTTGAACACTCATGGTGACCCTCGCTTATGCCGTCATTTAGCCGCGGATGGTTGTCCTATTCGTTTTTCAATGCCTGTGAGTGGGCTCTCAGGCCGATCGAAGCACCCGATTGAACAGGGCTCCGAGCATTTGATCCTGAGTTTGAACCATGTTGAGATTGGCCTCCAAAAGCCGAGAGGCTTCCAAAAGTTCCACCATTGCGAGTGTCGGCTGGACGGCCGACATTTCCAGAAATCCCTGGGCGACCTGGCGTTCGGCCAGGGGAACAGGTTGGGGTGGCTGAGTCGTGCGGTAGAGGTTTTCACC
This is a stretch of genomic DNA from Thermogutta terrifontis. It encodes these proteins:
- a CDS encoding flagellar basal body L-ring protein FlgH, with translation MRIHLLTLIIILEWVLNGSPMAIAQTSSLLGTSQGPPPTLDRLSWTYQTPPEQRTLKLRDVITVVVDEKTQVIAEGQMDRRKNANGKFVLSDWILLKGWSLIPDPQSKGDPTIGGSMENKYRAESELQSREALKLRVACEIVDIRPNGNLVIEGRRTIQVNNDIWEIYLTGTVWPKSILPDNTVLSENIADLRIVKREAGHVRDGYRRGWLLKWLDTHQPF
- the flgA gene encoding flagellar basal body P-ring formation chaperone FlgA — its product is MRRHNRFHNLICLPLCVLFLGVVGAPALAATFVFQPQYTSHGGPVLLGQIAEITDCDETTRNALACLELFPAPPLGEVKFVSQQDVREILALRGIDTTVHLWQGAPQVRIVTSPQATLRVLSSSGPATPVSPALQARAESRLKKAIQEYMKSQYPQLPPCEPSFSLTAEDARWLAAADAIVVIERDRALAPDRRVFAGVVRAPGGVRTIQIETQLQPRLLVVVAARPLARDTVLTRDDVRLSDDVEPAPGYATRLEDVLGRQLTTGVAPGRPIALSNLREPVLIRRGEVVQISVRAPGVMIRTLGRAKDDGVLGHLVPVETLDNRGKTILGKVVDHQLVEVYAASTQAANASQ
- the flgG gene encoding flagellar basal-body rod protein FlgG; its protein translation is MSVQTLYSAATGMLAMEKKLDVIANNLANVETTAFKRDRANFEDLFYRHEVFPGTEDSSGQYTPIGISIGLGSRLSGVQTEFRQGAFQQTSNPLDVAIEGAGFFQVLDPSGQIYYTRAGNFSINANGNLVLGSAHTGRLLEPPIVIPNDATAITITPEGRVFVQQPNNPQLTPVGEIQLVNFINPEGLLKLGENLYAETDASGPPQAGTPGQEGLGILRQNALEASNVEPVRELIDLITTQRAFEMNSQAVQVGDQMMQLVSNLRRY